ATCTGTATAAGCCTGACTACAGCGGGACAAGCCGAGGATATCACAGGTTTTTTTATTCTCCCGCTCTTTAACATTTCTGCTGTATAATGTGATACAATCTCAGCTGCCGCAGCCACTTCAAAAACATCATCAAATCCTATTGCTCTCAGTGCATCTAATATCTTGTTTATGCTGTGATTTTTAAACTGCGAATAAAATGTGGGAGCTGGCAACGCAACTTTATACTCAAAATTACTGAGCATATCTAAACTATCAGTTACTGCTATTTTCGCATGATAAGGGCATATTCTTATGCATTCACCGCAGTCAATACACCTTTCCTGTAAAATAAACGCTTTACCATCCCTCACTCTTATAGCCTCAGTAGGGCAGTGCTTGATGCAATTAGTACATCCTCTACACCTGCTCTTATCCAATGTAACAGAATGGGTATACGGCATGTTCATCACCTCATTTGAAATAAATTATAGCCTTTAAATAGGTCCCGTTTCTACTGGTAGATATATCTAGCTTGTCTGAACACTTTTTTATATTGGGTAAACCCATGCCTGCCCCAAAACCCATCTCCCTTATCTCATCCGGTGCGGTTGAAAAACCTTCCTTCATAGCCAGATCCAGATCCTTTATACCCGGACCATTATCCTCTGCTGATATCGCTATATACTCCGGGTATATCTCTAAAGCTAGCGTACCACCTACAGAATGAATAACAACATTCATTTCGGCCTCATAAGCTACAATAGAAGCCCTTTTCACAATTCCCTCGTCTAAACCCAATTGCTTTAATATATTCTTTATCTCACTGGAAGCTTCTCCAGCGCGCGAAAAATCCCTCGCTATAATTTTATATTCTTTTCTATAAGCCATCTTCGGTACCAGCACCTACCTTAAACCATTCAGGTAGAGTAAGCCACAGGCATCATACATATTCAAATCCGTCTTCATCAAAACAATATTCTTTTGCGCAGCAAGGCGTAAAACATCATCACCCGGGCATTTTCCCCTTACAAAAACAATACAAACCACATCCAATATTTCAGCAGTCCTTATTACCTGTACGTTCACCAGGCCTGTGAGCAATAAAGCTCCTTCACATGATGTAGAAAGCAAATCGCTCATGAGGTCCGCGCCGAACGCCTTTTTAACCTCTTGGTTCAATAAATTGTCCCCCGACAAAACCACTGCATTTAATATCTCTTTTACTTTTTGAAGCGTCAATTCTCAACCCTCACTTTGATATATTCTCAAGCAAACCTTTATACAAGTCAACACTTTGTATATAAGCATCCTCAACGATCTTATATGCATTACCGTCTTTCAACTTTAATGAAATGGTAGATCCATCTATCGCCGATATATTCACATTTGATATTATTACTATCGAATTCCTTATTTTATTAAATGACGCATCTTCAGTATGATGTGAAGATATACTATCTCTCATGGATTTAAATCGCTCTCGCATACCGCTTAACTCATACGCAAACGCATCATCATCGATCTTATTTACAGCATATTGATACAATAAATCCGATTGTGCGCGAAGCAAACTTTGAAAATCTTCAATATATTTTTGAATTGTTTTTATCTCAGAGTAATTATTACCATTATAGCTTAACGAAAATTTATCATATTTCAACGCATAAATTTTACCATTGATGCCTTTTTGATTTATCTTTTTTAAGACATCTCTTGCGCTGGACTCTTTTAAAAAAATTCCAGCGCAATATTTCCCATCGTGTTCTTTCTGGTATATATTGTTAAATCTAGCCGTTGCCAATTCATCCCCATTGAATTCTATACTATAAAATGTTATTGCGGGTATGTCATAGGTATATTGAAATGATGCTCTAGAAATATCCTGTCTGGAATTTAACAGTGGTACGACAACATACATTGCCAAAAAATAACCTGTTAGAAGCACAAAAAAAGGTATGGTCCAAAGCAAAAAATAGTTTAGTACTTTTGATCGTGCTCGCTTGTTTTGTATTGCGGCTCTTTTTAATCTCATTTATAATCACCAATAATATATTTCTTCACGAACACTTAAATTCCTTTTTTCACAAACTATTTTTTATCTGTTTACCAGCCTCTTTATATCTCATTTGGCTGTCCAGTATCTTTTTTCTTATTCTTATGCTTTTTGGCGTTACCTCTACCAATTCATCGGACTTAATGAAATCCAAAGCATCTTCTAGTGACATGATCTTCGGAGGTACAAGTCTCAATGTTTCATCAGCAGTAGAAGAACGAAGGTTTGTCAAGTGCTTTTTTTTGCACACATTAATGTCAACGTCCTGTTCCCTTGAACACTCACCAACCACCATACCTTCGTAAACCTGAGTCCCTGGTGTGATAAATAGCGTACCCCTTTCCTGAGCATTGTAAAGGCCATAAGTAGTAGCTTCTCCTGTTTCAAAGGCCACAATCGAACCTGTATTTCGCTCAGGTATTTCCCCTTTATATGGCTCATAGCCGATGAATATGTGATTCATTATTCCATTGCCTTTGGTATCTGTCATAAACTGCGGCCTATAACCTATAAGTCCTCTTGAAGGTATCTTAAACTCCAATTTGATTCTACCATCCGGCATCGTAAACATATTCATCATTTCTGCTTTTCTCGGCCCTAACTTTTCCATGACTACTCCCATAAATTCTTCAGGAATTTCCACAGTAAGCTGTTCCATTGGCTCACACAATACACCGTTTATTCTCTTCATAATGACAGTGGGCTTCGATACCTGAAATTCATAGCCTTCACGCCTCATAGTTTCAATAAGTATAGAAAGATGCAACTCACCCCTACCAGAAACCTTGAAACTATCGGGCGTGTCTGTTTCCTCAACCCTCATACTTACATTTGTTTTCATTTCTCTAAACAGCCTATCTCTAAGATGCCTCGACGTGACGTACTCGCCTTCTCTACCAGCAAAAGGACTATTATTGGTACTAAATGTCATAGTAACCGTAGGTTCATCTATGTCTACAAAGGGAACAGCTTCAGGGTGATCTATGTCACACAGCGTTTCACCTATATTTACATCTTCCAAGCCCGATATAGCTACAATATCCCCTACACAAGCTTTTTCCACCGCTATCCTCTTCAAGCCACTATACATATATAACTCAGCAATTTTTGCATTAACTGTACCACCATCTCTTTTACACACGACGATATTTTGACCGGTTTTTATCGTTCCTCTCTCAACACGTCCTATACATATTCTACCAATATAGTTATCGTGTTCCAGTGTAGTTACAAGCACTTGCAGCGGCGCATCAATCTCGCCTCTGGGAGCTGGAATATATTTAAGTATCGCATCAAAAAGAGGTCTTAAATCTGATGAATCGTCATCAATAGAATTTTTTGCGATCCCTTCTCTGGCAGACGCATATATAACTGGAAAATCAATCTGGTCATCATCTGCCCCCAGCTCAATAAAAAGCTCGAGAATCTCATCAACAACTTCATTCACCCTCGCATCAGGTCTATCTATCTTATTTATGACAACGATAGGTTTAAGATTTAAGGCAAGAGCCTTTTTCAATACAAATCTGGTCTGTGGCATAGGCCCTTCAAAAGCGTCAACAAGTAACAGCACACCGTCCACCATTTTTAACACGCGCTCAACCTCACCACCAAAATCAGCATGACCTGGTGTATCTACTATATTTATAGTCACACCGTTATAGGTAACAGCCGTATTCTTTGCAAGTATTGTTATGCCTCTCTCTCTTTCCAGCTCATTGGAATCCAATATCCTTTCTTCCACCTGTTGGTTGGCTCTAAATATGCCACTTTGCTTCAACATACCATCTACGAGGGTGGTTTTCCCATGGTCAACATGTGCTATTATAGCGATATTTCTTATGTCATCTCTTGTGATTTCCTGCATCAAATTTAACCCCTTTCTGAAATAAAAAAAGGATACTAACGTACCCATTTTAATACACATCTAAATTTAAATTATATCATATTTTAGCGTAAACTGCAAAATTGATACTTACCTAACGCTATCACCGCGTTAGGTTTTTCAAGGTGATTAATCTTTTAGATAACGCCTGGCAGTGACATATGTCTCATTATAATAACCTGAAAGTTCACTTATGATGACACCCTTTCGGGCCGATGAGCTATGTATAAAATGATTATCACCTATGTAAATACCCGCATGATTTATACCTCTGCTCCCGTTTGTAGCAAAAAAGACTAAATCACCTGGAATTAAATCGTTTCTCGATACATATATACCATGGCTCCCTTGCTCATCAGCTGTCCTCGGCAGCGAAATGCCAAAATGTCTATAAACATATGAGGTAAATCCCGAACAATCAAAACCAGATGGCGACGAACCACCATATACATAGCGTGTACCCAAAAAATTCTTAGCATATTCTACAATTTTCTGGCCATTGACTCCATTTACCCTTTCCACCGAACCTCTTGATGCAGTTTCAATGCTTATTGATACATAAGTACCATAAACCCACCCAGCTCTTCCGTCACTTAGTACAACATTAAACCAACCATCCCTTTGCCCTTTGACTATAACAGGTTGTCCTTTTTCTAGCGTAGCAATCACTTTTGATTTTATGCTGCTATCGCTTCTCATATTGACATTACTAGCCTTTATAAAAGCTTTTCTTTCGATAACACCTCTAGACACACTTTCCACTGGATTTTGTATTTTTGCGTATTTTCCATATATCCAGCCTTCTTTCCCATTTGTTAATCTTATACGGTACCATCCATTTGAATAACCCAAATAAATTACTCGATCATTCTTATTTAGAGATGCAATAATTTTACTGTTAAGTCCCGCTCCACTTCGAACGTTTACATTATTTCCTGTGATAATCGCATAATTATCTGCATACACATACTTTAAAGGCGCAAAAATAGTTAAACCAAATACTAAAACTCCATAAAAAAATCTCTGATATCTTTTATTCATTCTTTTCTCCTTCCTTTAGCCTCCGGGGTTAGCTGACGGGTTCGGGAAAGGAAGCTGCCCTACCATAATTTTGTTATGGATTCACCCCTTCATATAGGTTCCCCCGTACCTTTTACGGATTCGGCTATTATTTTCAAAATCCTAAAACTTCACCTATTATTACCACATGCATTCTATCAATTGGCTGTTTGCCAATGATCACAGTGCAATTACTTATATTTTCAGGCGTCGTATTAAACCTTCTGGCATTCATTACTGCAGCCACTTCTTTACAACGCTTTATTCCCGCGTCTATATCACTTACAACTTTATTGATGCCTGTCACCACAATAACCTTTTTGGGACCATATATCATAGCTGCTACCCTGTTACCATTACCATCTATATTGATAAGATGCCCATCTAAAGTTACAGCGTTAGTACCCGTGACGAACACATCTGCCAAAAGCGCATTCCGTTTAGCATCTTCAATTTCCTCCGGCGAAGCCCCTTCTTTATATCTATCGTAAAGGACATATTTACTCGATCTGAATTCTTTAATTAAGTCCAGTTCATTTAAGGTCATCGAACCGCCTAAACCTATGCTGCTCCCCTCTGGTATTAGATCCAGAACTAGTCTGCGAGCAGATGCTATATCTTTTACATAATAACCTTTTATGTTATTCTTCTCCAAAGCTCTTATAACTTTATTTGCCATGTCTTCATAATACCAAAGCCTATATTCGTTCAATTATATCCCCCCTCTTCATCTTAACTTTTACATTTAACTATTCGACATATAAACAAAAAATCCTTCATTATTATTAAAAATTCATTTCAAATTTATTAATAAAGTATAAAAAAATAGTGAGCATATAAGCTCACAACCAATTTACACACACCTTGTATTTTTTACTTACGCTGCCGTCCACGTCGTACTCGTATACAAGGGCACCCCATTTTTCCACCTTAAACTCACATGTACAATCTCTGCAAAAGTACATCTTTTTACCTATCTTACCTATGTTTGTACTTTTGCAGTGTGGACACCTCATAAACTTCACCTCGCTATTTAAAGCGCTACTTTCTTTTCTTTTATACTATTTTATCCATTTTTTCTATATTTATAATAATATATCTATATGAATAAACTATAATATCATTTTCCTATTTTATCATTAAGCTCTATTATATCATTAAAAAAAATATCTTCAAGATATTTTTTTCCATTTTTACATCCTTTCTGTGAAAAATCATAATGAAGTACAAAATTATATGAGTATTGTTGTTTATGTTGTATAATTATTATACGACAGCTTTATACTTAT
This genomic stretch from Caldanaerobius fijiensis DSM 17918 harbors:
- a CDS encoding ATP-binding protein, with the translated sequence MAYRKEYKIIARDFSRAGEASSEIKNILKQLGLDEGIVKRASIVAYEAEMNVVIHSVGGTLALEIYPEYIAISAEDNGPGIKDLDLAMKEGFSTAPDEIREMGFGAGMGLPNIKKCSDKLDISTSRNGTYLKAIIYFK
- a CDS encoding lactate utilization protein; the protein is MNEYRLWYYEDMANKVIRALEKNNIKGYYVKDIASARRLVLDLIPEGSSIGLGGSMTLNELDLIKEFRSSKYVLYDRYKEGASPEEIEDAKRNALLADVFVTGTNAVTLDGHLINIDGNGNRVAAMIYGPKKVIVVTGINKVVSDIDAGIKRCKEVAAVMNARRFNTTPENISNCTVIIGKQPIDRMHVVIIGEVLGF
- the typA gene encoding translational GTPase TypA, which codes for MQEITRDDIRNIAIIAHVDHGKTTLVDGMLKQSGIFRANQQVEERILDSNELERERGITILAKNTAVTYNGVTINIVDTPGHADFGGEVERVLKMVDGVLLLVDAFEGPMPQTRFVLKKALALNLKPIVVINKIDRPDARVNEVVDEILELFIELGADDDQIDFPVIYASAREGIAKNSIDDDSSDLRPLFDAILKYIPAPRGEIDAPLQVLVTTLEHDNYIGRICIGRVERGTIKTGQNIVVCKRDGGTVNAKIAELYMYSGLKRIAVEKACVGDIVAISGLEDVNIGETLCDIDHPEAVPFVDIDEPTVTMTFSTNNSPFAGREGEYVTSRHLRDRLFREMKTNVSMRVEETDTPDSFKVSGRGELHLSILIETMRREGYEFQVSKPTVIMKRINGVLCEPMEQLTVEIPEEFMGVVMEKLGPRKAEMMNMFTMPDGRIKLEFKIPSRGLIGYRPQFMTDTKGNGIMNHIFIGYEPYKGEIPERNTGSIVAFETGEATTYGLYNAQERGTLFITPGTQVYEGMVVGECSREQDVDINVCKKKHLTNLRSSTADETLRLVPPKIMSLEDALDFIKSDELVEVTPKSIRIRKKILDSQMRYKEAGKQIKNSL
- a CDS encoding C40 family peptidase; the protein is MNKRYQRFFYGVLVFGLTIFAPLKYVYADNYAIITGNNVNVRSGAGLNSKIIASLNKNDRVIYLGYSNGWYRIRLTNGKEGWIYGKYAKIQNPVESVSRGVIERKAFIKASNVNMRSDSSIKSKVIATLEKGQPVIVKGQRDGWFNVVLSDGRAGWVYGTYVSISIETASRGSVERVNGVNGQKIVEYAKNFLGTRYVYGGSSPSGFDCSGFTSYVYRHFGISLPRTADEQGSHGIYVSRNDLIPGDLVFFATNGSRGINHAGIYIGDNHFIHSSSARKGVIISELSGYYNETYVTARRYLKD